gttactggcagacatgatctacaacattaaagtaaagcaagatttcagcactaagtttatgtaaaagactttcattaactgatttaacaaaagacaacctactatatcaaagtcatcttccctctaatgacatatagtggttcaagatccataatcactaaaattctagtgagctttagcatcacggctagaaaagcagtgatacaggtaagtaacaaattactaatcacatctctatgcgactcttgtttgttgggtggcatccaatgccccggccccaaccctatgccttaaagcccaaaactgttttgatagctttgctgaataaaccaatactatgcttgtgaatgtccgacatccaccctatacaaaaagtgatagctgagggtactctactttggtaaacctcatcagagtgatcgcatctatggaatccctatgaaaatctcatcagagtgatcgcatcacctcaaatccgagccattcataatgcctcaattttcactaggtcaatcacattgaccgtgcaaactttgcacttgagaagactgcatctacacatgacctcgatctgttggttcaatctgctgactatgcacacagttagtcccgatggtgattccagccggtagggacatgtcgtatgcataacagagaaagaacacaaactaatcttttgtcacatgccgcgcaatcaactcgctccagttttaaccccttatgaccaattgatctaatcaaaccgtgcaaaagtaatagatccaatctactacaacaacatatcacctatatgcaaaagatccagaccaaaaactacgcaagatggctctggtaccactgtagggaaacaggtaggctacgctagcaccactaccgcatatacccaagacgcttgcgagtagaagatcatagatcgttaccactagacgcacatcgcagcggaagaagtcgcgcgtcgatgtagaggaagtagtcgatcacgtcccacgaaccgagctcctcgtacttgaccccagcagccgatcagcgcagtagtcgcagcagcgcctccacggagtccacacgtacggggatgaaacgccgggcgtcggtgtgctagcaccgcacgcacggcaagggcggcggccgagagagagggaggggcggcggctagggaggtggcgcagctcagggtttcgcccccctagcccctccctcgtatatatagggcgtactaatgggtttctatctcataggcccattagtaaccctaatccctcttggatcaatatccttttgggcctttaaaccgtattgtgatgatgggctcttgggcatatcaccaacaggaTGTACACCTAGGAAGGAAAATAAAGCTATTCCAGCAACCATGtatgaaaaaaataatgatACTGAGTTTCTTCTTCTACAATAGGATATATATAGGATCAAGGCTGAGGGATGACCTGCAGcctaataaaaataaaaactccTGAAAGGATGACAGGTATTGAGATATCTTCTTTCCGTCCTTTCAAAATGCCTCGTGAATTGCATCGAGTCAGGTTGAAGCATGAACAAAGTGGAGTCTACGCATATGAAGATTACACCATCATCCTCATCATATCCCACTATATCACATCTCCTGCTCGCCCGGGGCCATCTCTCGTGATCCTGATTCCTGAAGCCCAAAGACATCTCTCAGGTCAACTGTCTTGGAAAGCAGCCATGTAGCAACATTGTGACGGTTGACATCTCTATGCCACACCTGCAGCTGCAAGGTTCGCCAAGACAGTGACGCGAGGCCGACACCGCCATGGACTGTCTTGATGATTTGGTGGTAGTCGGCATGGTTTACTGGAGGTCCCTCCATCACAGTTAAGCTCTGCCTATCCAAATCAAACTCAAGCAGGCCGTCGGGCTCAGCCATGTCATCGCCCATCTCCTCATCCAGGCTGCAAGTGAAAAATTTGCAGTAAAGTGCATTGGCGATAAGGGTGGTGCCGGGATAAATCAAGTCTACACCTCTACATGGACGATCATGGTAGATGGTATCTCCCCAAATGCCAGTCTCCGATGAGTAGACGCAGGCCATGGGGAGGCGATCGTTCGTGGATGTGGACAGCGCGACCACCTTAAAGCGGCTCGAGTGGCAGgcgccgtgctcgccgccgggaGCGCACAGCACCGTCCCGTTGAAGAGC
This genomic interval from Panicum virgatum strain AP13 chromosome 8K, P.virgatum_v5, whole genome shotgun sequence contains the following:
- the LOC120645855 gene encoding uncharacterized protein LOC120645855, with protein sequence PLDDDDLLREILLRVPPNPSTLPRASLVCKRWRRLVSDPRFLRRFRNHHQRPPLLGFFEHRYIPLGSENHLLFHPVLEPPDRVPPRRFSLGPDLAGACRRMELLACCHGRVAFFDTSGGFTVLVWDPVTGGHVRLPPAPPEFANLLLFNGTVLCAPGGEHGACHSSRFKVVALSTSTNDRLPMACVYSSETGIWGDTIYHDRPCRGVDLIYPGTTLIANALYCKFFTCSLDEEMGDDMAEPDGLLEFDLDRQSLTVMEGPPVNHADYHQIIKTVHGGVGLASLSWRTLQLQVWHRDVNRHNVATWLLSKTVDLRDVFGLQESGSREMAPGEQEM